The Hemicordylus capensis ecotype Gifberg chromosome 6, rHemCap1.1.pri, whole genome shotgun sequence genome window below encodes:
- the LOC128329232 gene encoding histone H1-like, with protein MSETAPEAPAAAAPAAKAPAKKAKKPAGASKPRKASGPSVTELLTKAVAASKDRNGVSLAALKKALAAAGYDVEKNNSRIKLGLKSLVSKGTLVQTKGTGASGSFKLNKKQQQDSKDKVAKSKKPAVKSKKPAAKKPASAAKKPKKPAVKKSPKKVAKKPAAAGAKKAAKSPKKAKAAKPKKVTKSPAKAKAVKAKVKAKPKTPKAKVAKPKKAAPKKK; from the coding sequence ATGTCGGAGACGGCTCCCGAAGCgccggcagcagcagcgccagcCGCCAAGGCGCCGGCCAAGAAAGCCAAGAAGCCTGCGGGGGCttccaagccccgcaaggcttctGGCCCCAGCGTCACCGAGCTGCTGACCAAGGCGGTGGCCGCCTCCAAGGATCGCAACGGGGTGTCCCTGGCTGCCCTCAAGAAGGCCCTGGCAGCCGCCGGCTACGATGTGGAGAAGAACAATAGCCGCATCAAGCTGGGCCTCAAGAGCCTGGTCAGCAAAGGCACGTTGGTGCAGACGAAAGGCACCGGCGCCTCGGGTTCCTTCAAGCtcaacaagaagcagcagcaggacagcAAGGACAAGGTGGCCAAGAGCAAGAAGCCCGCCGTCAAGAGCAAGAAGCCGGCAGCCAAGAAGCCCGCCAGCGCCGCCAAGAAGCCCAAAAAGCCTGCTGTGAAGAAGAGCCCCAAGAAAGTGGCCAAAAAGCCTGCTGCTGCAGGGGCCAAGAAGGCTGCCAAGAGCCCCAAGAAGGCGAAGGCTGCCAAGCCCAAGAAGGTGACCAAGAGTCCTGCGAAAGCCAAGGCAGTCAAGGCTAAAGTTAAAGCCAAGCCCAAGACCCCGAAAGCTAAAGTGGCCAAGCCCAAGAAGGCGGCGCCCAAAAAGAAGTGA